A genomic window from Silene latifolia isolate original U9 population chromosome 11, ASM4854445v1, whole genome shotgun sequence includes:
- the LOC141610854 gene encoding topless-related protein 4-like isoform X1, protein MSSLSRELVFLILQFLDEEKFKDTVHRLEKESGFFFNMRYFEDSVTNGEWDDVETYLSGFTKVDDNRYSMKIFFEIRKQKYLEALDRREHPKAVEILMKDLKVFSTFNEDLFKEITMLLTLTNFRENEQLSKYGDTKSARAIMLVELKKLIEANPLFRDKLQFPTFKNSRLRTLINQSLNWQHQLCKNQRPNPDIKTLFVDHSCGQPNGARAPSPVTNPLANVMAKVGGGFPALGAHGPFQPVPAGFTAPLAGWMANPSSVPHQTVSVGTSHPMSLGAPSNAGAMVKRPRTATDNPAVDYQTADSDLLKRSRHLSIGDEVNNMPLNILPTTFPGPSQTPTLYSSEDLPKTVVANLNQGSAVKSMEFHPVQNSLLLVGTNLGDVSIWEVGSKERLVYRNFKVWELTHCTVPLQASLASEYTASVNRVAWSLDGALFGVAYSKHIVHVYAYLGGTELRNHLEIDAHAGNVSDLAFAPLNKQLCIITCGEDKTIKVWDAASGSKLFTFEGHEAPVYSVCPHHKENIQFIFSTAVDGKIKAWLYDHGGSRVDYDAPGRSCTKMAYTADGTRLFSCGTNKEGESFLVEWNESEGAVKRSYMGLGKRSVGVVQFDTTRNKYLAAGDEFGIKFWDMDNVNLLTTIDAEGALPASPCLRFNKEGILLAVSTGDNGIKVLASTDGVRLVRSIESRMDSSRAASASSAKAPLTTIFGARASSPMVGTNIGVGERNVPLTSMNGDNRSTPDVKPNIEKSKAWRLTEINDPSQLRSLRLADHTLPVRIMRLMYTNSGGALLALSYNATHKLWKWQRNERNVTGKATSAAAPQLWTPPSGVLMTNEIGSANPEDVVPCFALSKNDSYVMSASGGKISLFNMMTFKTMTTFMPPPPAATSLAFHPEDNNIIAIGMDDSTIHIYNVRVDEVSSKLKGHQKRVTGLAFSNVLNVLVSSGADSQLCVWSIEGWEKQVSKFLQMPTGRSASPNAQTRVLFQQDQVHMLVVHETQVAIYEAPKLECIKQQWSPRESGSAITDAVYSCDSQTVFVSSDDGSVSVLVASTLALRCTINSVAYLPSNPRTFPVSIAAHPSEPNQFAVGLSDGWVQVLEPTESEAKWGIPPPSENGAGPSVSSATAASDQPSR, encoded by the exons ATGTCGTCGTTAAGTAGAGAGCTCGTGTTTTTGATTCTTCAGTTCTTAGATGAGGAGAAATTTAAAGATACAGTTCACAG GTTGGAGAAAGAATCAGGTTTTTTCTTCAACATGAGGTATTTTGAGGATTCAGTGACGAATGGAGAGTGGGATGACGTGGAGACATATTTGTCTGGATTTACGAAGGTGGATGATAATCGTTACTCGATGAAAATCTTCTTCGAGATTCGAAAACAAAAGTATCTTGAAGCTTTGGACCG ACGCGAACATCCTAAGGCGGTCGAGATTCTGATGAAGGATTTGAAGGTTTTTTCTACATTTAACGAGGATCTGTTCAAGGAAATCACAATGCTGTTGACATTGACTAATTTTAG GGAGAATGAGCAGCTGTCGAAATATGGAGACACCAAGTCTGCTAGAGCAATCATGTTGGTCGAGCTCAAGAAATTGATTGAGGCAAATCCTTTATTTCGAGACAAACTCCAGTTCCCCACATTTAAGAATTCAAGACTCCGGACATTAATTAACCAGAG TTTGAACTGGCAACATCAATTATGCAAGAATCAAAGACCCAACCCCGACATTAAGACTCTATTTGTGGATCATTCGTGTGGACAACCTAATGGAGCTAGGGCACCATCGCCTGTCACCAATCCTTTAGCAAACGTCATGGCTAAGGTTGGAGGAGGCTTCCCAGCTTTAGGTGCTCACGGG CCTTTCCAGCCTGTACCAGCAGGTTTTACTGCACCCTTGGCAGGTTGGATGGCTAATCCTTCCTCTGTACCACACCAGACTGTTTCTGTAGGTACTAGCCATCCTATGAGCCTTGGGGCTCCCAGCAATGCAG GAGCAATGGTAAAACGCCCAAGAACTGCAACCGACAACCCTGCTGTAGACTATCAGACTGCGGATTCTGACCTGTTGAAGAGATCAAGACATCTTAGTATAGGAGATGAG GTTAACAATATGCCCCTGAATATCTTGCCTACAACGTTTCCTGGTCCGAGTCAGACACCAACATTATATTCTTCTGAGGATTTACCCAAGACTGTAGTTGCGAACCTAAATCAAGGTTCTGCAGTCAAGAGCATGGAGTTTCATCCAGTGCAAAATTCTTTGCTTCTTG TTGGAACAAACTTGGGCGATGTTTCCATCTGGGAGGTCGGCAGTAAGGAAAGACTTGTGTATAGAAATTTCAAAGTGTGGGAACTTACACACTGCACAGTCCCCTTACAG GCTTCACTAGCGAGTGAGTACACTGCTTCGGTCAATCGTGTTGCTTGGAGTTTAGATGGAGCTCTGTTTG GTGTTGCGTACTCCAAACACATTGTGCATGTTTATGCTTACCTTGGTGGAACTGAGCTTCGTAACCACCTTGAG ATTGATGCGCATGCCGGCAACGTGAGCGATTTGGCCTTTGCACCCCTAAACAAACAGTTATGTATTATTACTTGTGGAGAAGACAAGACCATCAAG GTCTGGGATGCAGCTAGTGGTTCTAAGCTCTTCACTTTTGAAGGTCATGAAGCACCAGTGTATTCTGTGTGTCCTCACCACAAAGAAAACATTCAG ttCATATTCTCCACAGCAGTTGATGGAAAGATCAAAGCGTGGCTATATGATCACGGGGGTTCTAGAGTTGATTATGATGCTCCAGGTCGTTCCTGCACGAAGATGGCTTACACTGCAGATGGAACTAG ACTATTCTCATGTGGTACAAACAAAGAAGGAGAATCGTTTTTAGTGGAGTGGAATGAAAGTGAGGGTGCTGTGAAGCGGTCATACATGGGTCTGGGAAAGAGGTCTGTTGGCGTTGTACAGTTTGACACGACACGGAATAAATACTTGGCCGCTGGTGATGAATTTGGTATCAAATTCTGGGACATGGATAATGTTAATCTCTTAACAACCATTGATGCAGAGGGTGCTTTGCCG GCCTCTCCATGTCTTCGTTTTAACAAGGAAGGCATATTATTAGCTGTATCCACCGGAGATAATGGAATCAAAGTACTTGCTAGCACAGATGGTGTTCGCCTTGTGCGTTCAATTGAAAGTCGTATGGATTCTTCTCGAGCAGCTTCTGCCTCTTCGGCAAAG GCTCCTCTAACCACAATATTTGGCGCTCGTGCTTCCAGCCCAATGGTAGGGACCAATATTGGGGTTGGGGAAAGAAATGTGCCATTGACATCTATG AATGGAGATAATCGAAGTACGCCAGATGTGAAGCCAAACATAGAGAAATCAAAAGCCTGGAGGCTTACGGAAATTAATGATCCATCGCAGCTTCGTTCTCTTCGTCTTGCTGATCATACATTGCCAGTTAGG ATAATGAGATTGATGTATACCAATTCTGGAGGTGCTCTGCTGGCCTTATCGTACAATGCTACCCACAAGCTTTGGAAATGGCAGAGGAATGAACGCAATGTTACCGGAAAG GCAACTTCTGCCGCTGCTCCTCAATTATGGACACCGCCTAGTGGGGTCCTAATGACCAATGAGATTGGATCAGCAAACCCAGAGGATGTTGTTCCATGCTTTGCCCTTTCTAAAAATGATTCCTATGTGATGTCAGCTTCTGGTGGGAAGATTTCGCTCTTCAATATGATGACGTTTAAG ACTATGACAACATTCATGCCTCCACCGCCTGCGGCAACATCTCTTGCTTTTCATCCTGAAGACAATAATATTATAGCTATAGGCATGGATGACTCAAcaatacatatatacaatgttcggGTTGATGAG GTTAGTAGCAAGCTCAAGGGTCACCAAAAAAGAGTTACCGGTCTTGCCTTTTCCAATGTTCTGAATGTCTTAGTTTCATCGGGTGCCGATTCACAG TTGTGTGTTTGGAGTATCGAGGGCTGGGAAAAGCAAGTTAGCAAATTCTTGCAGATGCCCACTGGGCGATCTGCAAGCCCTAATGCTCAAACCCGAGTTCTATTTCAGCAAGACCAGGTTCATATGTTGGTTGTCCATGAAACTCAGGTGGCAATTTATGAAGCCCCGAAACTGGAATGTATAAAGCAG CAGTGGTCCCCTCGAGAATCTGGCAGTGCAATTACGGATGCAGTATACTCGTGTGATAGCCAGACAGTATTTGTGAGCTCTGACGATGGGAGTGTGTCCGTTCTCGTGGCCTCAACATTAGCTTTGAGGTGTACAATCAACTCAGTTGCATATTTGCCCTCTAATCCCAG GACATTTCCCGTCTCGATTGCTGCTCATCCGAGTGAACCTAATCAATTTGCTGTTGGACTCTCTGACGGCTGGGTTCAAGTTCTCGAACCAACTGAATCCGAGGCAAAGTGGGGAATCCCACCTCCTTCCGAAAATGGTGCAGGGCCAAGTGTCAGCTCTGCGACTGCTGCCTCCGATCAACCATCAAGGTAG